A region from the Triplophysa rosa linkage group LG4, Trosa_1v2, whole genome shotgun sequence genome encodes:
- the LOC130552346 gene encoding taste receptor type 1 member 1-like produces the protein MILSRAYFFLLSFTNCFFFKVSCASSEFSLDGDYLLGGLFPVHEVELAPSMFSPAAIECKGHVFTKSAYQMLHVMRFAIEEINNSTSLLPNVSLGYEIFDHCSDTKNFPSVFSFISQNGSIKPQEKLNSHHPKVIALTGPYGSTRTITISPLVTMDLIPWVNYGASSYALSNKLKYPSYIRAVPSNKDMIEMIIHIIQWYGWNWVAFLGGPDNYSEDGLRLFYKYTSNTGICLAYQETLHIRGNYNQTLKNINMLNINVIVVFAVPIYAENIVRAAIANNIRDKVWIASETWSMNQQLPRERGVEKIGTVIGITERLLSLPGFDEFVYKFKETPNEDNNSNVESDVQNEICNQECKENALLTAEDIINENPSFSFAIYAAMYSIAHALHKVLQCNMNGCHKNTTVKPYMIIKEIKNLDFPLNGRQVKYDVNGDPTISYAAVLWHTETNSPLFEIVGTYDTYPEVVFTLDNSLMPWRNNTSVPFSNCSIECREGYSREHEGFHACCFRCKKCPQNTYVDYSRDPYTCYPCAESEWSDEGSTTYCLRLQNGRRVP, from the exons ATGATTCTGAGTCGGgcttattttttccttttaagttttactaattgtttttttttcaaagtttctTGCGCTTCATCTGAGTTCAGCTTGGATGGCGATTACTTATTGGGTGGCCTTTTTCCAGTACATGAAGTTGAATTGGCGCCATCCATGTTCTCCCCAGCAGCCATTGAATGTAAAGG GCATGTTTTCACAAAATCTGCCTATCAGATGCTCCATGTAATGAGGTTTGCTATTGAGGAGATTAATAACTCTACCTCCCTGCTGCCCAATGTTTCTCTGGGCTATGAAATTTTTGACCATTGTTCTGACACTAAGAACTTCCCATCAGTCTTCAGTTTTATCTCACAGAATGGATCAATAAAACCTCAAGAAAAACTCAACAGCCATCATCCTAAAGTGATTGCCTTGACAGGACCATATGGAAGCACAAGAACTATTACTATTTCACCATTGGTCACAATGGACCTTATACCATGG GTGAACTACGGAGCTTCTAGTTATGCCTTGAGTAATAAACTTAAGTATCCATCTTATATAAGAGCAGTCCCTAGCAACAAAGACATGATAGAGATGATTATTCACATTATACAGTGGTATGGATGGAACTGGGTTGCCTTTCTTGGAGGTCCAGACAATTACAGTGAAGATGGTCTAAGACTGTTTTACAAGTATACTAGCAATACTGGCATTTGCTTGGCCTATCAAGAGACTCTTCACATACGAGGAAACTACAATCAAACACTTAAAAATATCAATATGCTAAACATTAATGTCATTGTGGTGTTCGCTGTGCCAATATATGCAGAAAACATAGTGAGAGCTGCCATTGCAAACAACATCCGAGACAAAGTTTGGATTGCAAGTGAAACATGGTCAATGAATCAGCAGCTTCCAAGAGAGCGGGGAGTTGAGAAAATTGGTACAGTTATTGGCATTACAGAGCGATTATTGTCATTACCTGGATTTGATGAGTTCGTTTATAAATTCAAGGAAACACCTAATGAAGATAATAATAGTAATGTTGAGAGTGATGTCCAGAATGAGATATGCAATCAAGAATGTAAGGAAAATGCATTGTTGACTGCAGAGGACATTATAAATGAAAATCCTTCATTTTCCTTTGCCATCTATGCTGCCATGTATTCAATAGCTCACGCTTTACATAAAGTTCTTCAGTGCAACATGAATGGATgccacaaaaacacaacagtaaAGCCATACATG ATtataaaagaaattaaaaactTGGATTTTCCACTCAATGGGCGTCAAGTGAAATATGatgtcaatggtgacccaaccATCAGTTATGCAGCTGTGCTCTGGCACACTGAAACAAATTCTCCTTTGTTTGAGATAGTGGGCACTTATGATACATATCCAGAAGTTGTCTTCACCCTTGACAACTCTCTCATGCCCTGGCGTAACAACACATCT GTTCCTTTCTCAAACTGCTCTATTGAGTGTAGGGAGGGATATTCGAGGGAGCATGAAGGATTTCATGCTTGCTGTTTCCGGTGTAAAAAATGCCCACAAAACACCTATGTGGATTATTCTC GTGACCCTTATACGTGTTATCCATGTGCAGAGAGCGAATGGTCTGATGAGGGCAGCACGACTT ATTGTTTGCGTCTTCAAAATGGCCGCCGAGTTCCCTAA